A genomic window from Nocardioides sp. BP30 includes:
- a CDS encoding acyl-CoA dehydrogenase family protein, with the protein MTRTVFAEEHEEFRSLVKEFLAREVTPHAEEWEAAGIVDKTVYKAAAQAGVLGFSVPTEYGGMGIDDFRYNAIVAEELARGGSSGVALTLLNDIVAPYLLRLTDEDQRQRWLTALAAGDMTFAIAMSEPGAGSDLAGIRTSARREGDAWVINGQKTFISNGILSDAVIVVCRTDPEAGHKGFSLIVVEDGTPGFERGRKLKKMGHHAQDTAELFFSDCRVPASNLLGTEGRGFFHLMENLPSERLSIAISAIAGAEKTFAETMTYAKERTAFGQSIGSFQANRFTIAEMATELDIARIYVDACIGRVVDGSLTAVDAAKAKWWCTELHKKVVDQCLQLHGGYGYMLEYPVARAYQDVRISTILGGTTEIMKEIIGRDLGF; encoded by the coding sequence ATGACGCGCACCGTGTTCGCCGAGGAGCACGAGGAGTTCCGATCCCTCGTCAAGGAGTTCTTGGCCCGCGAGGTCACCCCCCACGCCGAGGAGTGGGAGGCGGCGGGGATCGTGGACAAGACCGTCTACAAGGCAGCCGCACAGGCCGGCGTCCTCGGCTTCTCGGTGCCGACCGAGTACGGCGGCATGGGCATCGACGACTTCCGCTACAACGCGATCGTCGCCGAGGAGCTCGCGCGCGGCGGCAGCAGCGGCGTCGCGCTGACCCTTCTCAACGACATCGTGGCGCCGTACCTGCTTCGCCTGACCGACGAGGACCAGCGGCAGCGCTGGCTGACAGCGCTCGCGGCCGGTGACATGACCTTCGCGATCGCGATGAGCGAGCCGGGCGCCGGCTCCGACCTGGCCGGGATCCGCACCTCGGCGCGACGCGAGGGCGACGCCTGGGTCATCAACGGGCAGAAGACCTTCATCTCCAACGGCATCCTCTCCGATGCCGTCATCGTCGTCTGCCGCACCGACCCCGAGGCCGGGCACAAGGGCTTCAGCCTGATCGTGGTCGAGGACGGCACCCCCGGCTTCGAGCGCGGCCGCAAGCTGAAGAAGATGGGGCACCACGCCCAGGACACCGCCGAGCTGTTCTTCTCCGACTGCCGCGTTCCCGCGAGCAACCTCCTCGGCACCGAGGGGCGGGGCTTCTTCCACCTGATGGAGAACCTGCCCTCCGAGAGGTTGTCCATCGCGATCTCAGCGATCGCCGGCGCCGAGAAGACCTTCGCCGAGACGATGACCTACGCCAAGGAACGCACCGCGTTCGGGCAGTCGATCGGATCCTTCCAGGCCAACCGCTTCACCATCGCCGAGATGGCCACCGAGCTCGACATCGCGCGGATCTACGTCGACGCCTGCATCGGCCGCGTCGTCGACGGCTCGCTGACAGCTGTCGACGCCGCCAAGGCGAAGTGGTGGTGCACCGAGCTGCACAAGAAGGTCGTCGACCAGTGCCTGCAGCTCCACGGCGGATACGGCTACATGCTCGAGTACCCCGTCGCGCGCGCCTACCAGGACGTCCGCATCTCCACGATCCTCGGTGGGACCACCGAGATCATGAAGGAGATCATCGGCCGCGATCTCGGCTTCTGA
- a CDS encoding CaiB/BaiF CoA transferase family protein: protein MTSSGQRSVGPLAGLRVLEIAGIGPAPYASLLLAELGADVVRIDRPAAVGAAPEPSDALNRSRPSVAIDLKQPDGRDLVLRMVRGADVLIEGLRPGVMERLGLGPEHCADVNDRLIYGRMTGWGQDGPLSHTAGHDITYAALTGALHATGGSDKPRNALNLIGDFGGGTMFLLLGILSALHERTRSGRGQVVDAAMVDGAASLMTMMFGMHAVGSWRDEREANLLDGGTPFYDTYRCRDGRFVAVGALEPQFFAELMKQLELDFDQDDVAGWPRMRAAMAKRFAERDRDEWAAVFEGTDACVAPVLGLEEAPLHPHVAAREVFVPYAGGYQPRVAPVFSRTPALRPGDKHVPGEDSRAVLVSVGLSAEEIDALIAAGTVRQS, encoded by the coding sequence ATGACTTCTTCGGGTCAGCGATCTGTCGGGCCGCTCGCGGGCCTGCGGGTCCTCGAGATCGCGGGCATCGGGCCGGCACCCTACGCCAGCCTGCTGCTGGCCGAGCTCGGTGCCGACGTCGTCAGGATCGACCGGCCGGCAGCCGTCGGTGCCGCGCCCGAGCCGAGCGACGCGCTGAACCGGAGCCGCCCGAGCGTCGCGATCGACCTCAAGCAGCCCGACGGCCGCGACCTGGTCCTGCGGATGGTGCGCGGGGCCGACGTCCTCATCGAGGGGCTGCGTCCCGGTGTCATGGAACGGCTCGGCCTGGGGCCCGAGCACTGCGCGGACGTCAACGATCGGCTGATCTACGGCCGGATGACCGGCTGGGGCCAGGACGGCCCGCTCTCGCACACCGCCGGTCACGACATCACCTACGCCGCACTCACCGGCGCGCTCCATGCGACCGGCGGGTCCGACAAGCCCCGCAACGCGCTGAACCTGATCGGCGACTTCGGGGGCGGGACCATGTTCCTGCTCCTCGGCATCCTCTCCGCGCTGCACGAGCGGACGCGCAGCGGGCGAGGCCAGGTGGTCGACGCCGCGATGGTCGATGGTGCGGCGTCGCTGATGACCATGATGTTCGGCATGCACGCCGTGGGCAGCTGGCGCGACGAGCGGGAGGCGAACCTGCTCGACGGCGGCACGCCCTTCTACGACACCTACCGCTGCCGGGACGGACGATTCGTGGCAGTGGGTGCGCTGGAACCCCAGTTCTTCGCCGAGCTGATGAAGCAGCTCGAACTCGACTTCGACCAGGACGACGTCGCGGGCTGGCCCCGGATGCGCGCGGCGATGGCGAAGCGGTTCGCCGAGCGCGACCGGGACGAGTGGGCAGCCGTCTTCGAAGGCACCGACGCCTGCGTGGCGCCGGTGCTCGGCCTCGAGGAGGCGCCGCTGCATCCCCATGTCGCGGCCCGCGAGGTCTTCGTCCCGTACGCCGGCGGCTATCAGCCCCGGGTCGCTCCGGTGTTCTCCCGCACGCCGGCGCTCCGTCCGGGGGACAAGCACGTGCCGGGGGAGGACAGCCGTGCCGTGCTCGTGAGCGTCGGCCTGTCGGCCGAGGAGATCGATGCGCTCATCGCGGCCGGGACGGTCCGGCAGTCGTGA
- a CDS encoding crotonase/enoyl-CoA hydratase family protein, whose protein sequence is MTEAPEVLTERRDGVLVITINRPEAKNAVTEGVAKGIAAALDELEASDDLRVAVLTGAGGTFCAGMDLKGFLRGESPVVEGRGFAGLTLAPPRKPLIAAVEGWALAGGFEILLACDMVVASEESRFGVPETKRSLVAGAGAAMLLPRRVPLPIALELLLTGDPITAARAYELGLVNRLTPAGGALEGAIALAQVIAANGPLAVAASKEIARSSSDWTMAEGWKRQTEIMEPVFTSEDAREGATAFAEKRPPVWKGR, encoded by the coding sequence ATGACTGAGGCACCCGAGGTCCTGACCGAGCGCCGCGACGGCGTCCTGGTCATCACCATCAACCGCCCCGAGGCGAAGAACGCCGTCACCGAGGGGGTGGCGAAGGGGATCGCAGCAGCCCTCGACGAGCTCGAGGCCAGCGACGACCTGCGGGTCGCGGTGCTCACCGGCGCCGGTGGCACCTTCTGCGCGGGCATGGATCTCAAGGGCTTCCTCCGCGGCGAGAGCCCGGTGGTCGAGGGCCGTGGCTTCGCGGGCCTGACCCTGGCGCCACCGCGCAAGCCGCTCATCGCCGCCGTCGAGGGCTGGGCACTCGCCGGCGGATTCGAGATCCTGCTCGCCTGCGACATGGTCGTCGCCTCGGAGGAGTCCAGGTTCGGCGTCCCCGAGACGAAGCGGTCCCTGGTCGCCGGTGCCGGCGCCGCGATGCTGCTGCCGCGACGCGTGCCGCTGCCGATCGCGCTGGAGCTCCTGCTGACAGGCGACCCGATCACTGCCGCACGCGCCTACGAGCTCGGCCTGGTCAACCGACTGACCCCCGCCGGTGGTGCCCTCGAGGGTGCGATCGCGCTGGCGCAGGTCATCGCCGCGAACGGCCCGCTCGCGGTGGCCGCCTCGAAGGAGATCGCCCGCTCGTCCTCCGACTGGACGATGGCGGAGGGCTGGAAGCGGCAGACCGAGATCATGGAGCCTGTCTTCACCTCCGAGGATGCGCGCGAGGGAGCAACGGCCTTCGCCGAGAAGCGGCCTCCTGTGTGGAAGGGCCGCTGA
- a CDS encoding class I adenylate-forming enzyme family protein produces the protein MSTRARFRDLLATAPADAPAIEFEGEWTTWGTLRAVGDGLERLLTEAGLGAATRVGLILENRPEHVAVIVKVLGSDRTVVTLSSLQPPARLSADIGRSDLPVVIGTRQALAQPGVREAAGEALVLELGADGVRPVGPVTERVPLSTDTAPGVAIEMLTSGTTGPPKRVTLRERQFDTALATSVPPPPKEGLFRSGVSIVCTPLVHIGGFWGALAPLYTGRSIVLFPKFALEPWVEAVATHRPRAAGLVPAALRAILAAEVPADKLASLDVVTSGTTFCPSDLIDAFLERYGIRVLPTYGATEFAGAIATWTLSLHEKWWATKSGAAGRPMPGVTLRVVGEDGAELLPGDTGFLEVRSAQSPVGSDAWQRTADLAAVDEDGFLWIRGRADDAIIRGGFKVQPETVKEALERHPAVREAAVAPLPDERLGAVPVAAVELEEGAAVPTGEELRAFVRDVLLPYEVPAHVVVLDVLPRTPSSKVSRVELLERIRAEIGLGVSA, from the coding sequence GTGAGCACCCGCGCTCGCTTCCGCGACCTCCTCGCGACGGCACCAGCCGATGCGCCAGCGATCGAGTTCGAGGGCGAGTGGACGACATGGGGGACGCTCCGGGCGGTCGGCGACGGCCTCGAGCGCCTGCTGACCGAGGCGGGCCTGGGAGCTGCCACCCGCGTCGGCCTCATCCTGGAGAACCGGCCCGAGCATGTGGCCGTCATCGTCAAGGTGCTCGGCAGTGATCGCACGGTCGTCACACTCTCCAGCCTCCAGCCGCCCGCGCGGCTGTCCGCCGACATCGGCCGCTCGGATCTGCCCGTCGTGATCGGAACCCGGCAGGCGCTGGCTCAGCCGGGGGTCCGGGAGGCCGCTGGCGAGGCGTTGGTGCTGGAGCTCGGGGCCGACGGCGTGCGGCCGGTGGGGCCGGTGACCGAACGTGTCCCGCTCTCCACCGACACCGCGCCGGGGGTGGCCATCGAGATGCTCACCTCGGGCACCACGGGGCCGCCGAAGCGGGTCACGCTGCGCGAGCGACAGTTCGACACCGCTCTGGCCACGAGTGTCCCGCCGCCGCCGAAGGAGGGCCTGTTCCGCAGCGGTGTGTCGATCGTGTGCACCCCGCTGGTGCACATCGGCGGCTTCTGGGGTGCCCTCGCGCCGTTGTACACCGGGCGATCGATCGTGCTGTTCCCGAAGTTCGCGCTCGAGCCGTGGGTCGAGGCGGTCGCGACCCACCGGCCGCGTGCCGCCGGGCTGGTGCCGGCGGCGCTGCGCGCGATCCTCGCCGCCGAGGTGCCCGCCGACAAGCTCGCCAGCCTCGACGTGGTGACCAGTGGTACGACGTTCTGCCCCTCCGACCTGATCGACGCCTTCCTCGAGCGCTACGGGATCCGCGTGCTGCCGACGTACGGCGCCACCGAGTTCGCCGGTGCGATCGCGACATGGACGCTCTCGCTCCACGAGAAGTGGTGGGCGACGAAGTCGGGCGCCGCGGGCCGTCCGATGCCGGGCGTGACGCTCCGGGTCGTGGGTGAGGACGGTGCCGAGCTGCTGCCGGGAGACACCGGCTTCCTCGAGGTCCGGTCGGCTCAGTCGCCGGTCGGGTCCGACGCCTGGCAGCGCACCGCGGACCTCGCCGCCGTCGACGAGGACGGCTTCTTGTGGATCCGTGGGCGTGCCGACGACGCCATCATCCGCGGCGGGTTCAAGGTCCAGCCGGAGACGGTCAAGGAAGCGCTCGAACGGCATCCGGCCGTGCGTGAGGCGGCTGTCGCGCCACTTCCCGACGAGCGCCTCGGCGCCGTTCCGGTGGCTGCGGTCGAGCTCGAGGAGGGCGCGGCGGTGCCGACCGGCGAGGAGCTTCGGGCCTTCGTCCGCGACGTGCTCCTGCCCTATGAGGTGCCGGCCCACGTCGTGGTCCTCGACGTGCTTCCGCGGACGCCGTCGTCCAAGGTCTCCCGGGTCGAGCTCCTCGAGAGGATCCGAGCCGAGATAGGCCTCGGCGTCTCCGCCTGA
- a CDS encoding nuclear transport factor 2 family protein, whose protein sequence is MDLEELRLRERVRDTYATYAHAGDRFQLSTLADCFAEDGTLEVKGGATATGRAAIIAMLSGGDRDGDDGGDGGAAKRREPPLVRHFVANLLFTSVTPTRVESTAYFQVLVAQGEYRGVDHWGRYRDVLVPVGDRWLFRHRQVSVDVAVPEGWYAGL, encoded by the coding sequence GTGGACCTCGAGGAACTGCGGCTCCGGGAGCGCGTGCGGGACACCTACGCCACCTATGCCCACGCGGGCGACCGCTTCCAGCTGTCCACCCTGGCCGATTGCTTCGCCGAAGACGGCACCCTCGAGGTCAAGGGGGGTGCGACGGCCACCGGTCGCGCGGCGATCATCGCGATGCTCTCGGGCGGCGATCGTGACGGCGACGACGGCGGCGACGGCGGCGCGGCGAAGCGGCGGGAACCGCCGCTCGTCCGGCACTTCGTCGCCAACCTGCTCTTCACCTCGGTGACGCCGACCCGGGTCGAGTCGACGGCGTACTTCCAGGTCCTCGTGGCCCAGGGCGAGTATCGCGGCGTCGATCACTGGGGTCGCTACCGCGACGTGCTGGTCCCGGTGGGGGACCGCTGGCTGTTCCGGCACCGGCAGGTCAGCGTCGACGTGGCGGTCCCCGAGGGGTGGTACGCCGGCCTGTGA
- a CDS encoding TetR/AcrR family transcriptional regulator produces MSQARRYVDEPATPAPQRPRSPGRPRDPQAERRILDAAIEEYIERGAAGFTMDRVARRAGVGKSTMYLRWSDKDALLVDSVMARSGSIEQVDTGSLRGDLILLSSNLFRFLLDPVGFATFRITVDSVGNDARRLVAADLAERHRASAALVFQRAHERGDHFDPDAAPLVVECLYGAISMRVLAAGFGSRPTDELITAACEQIVDLLLSALLPD; encoded by the coding sequence GTGAGCCAGGCACGCCGGTACGTCGACGAGCCCGCGACCCCTGCGCCGCAGCGCCCTCGTTCGCCCGGCCGCCCCAGGGATCCTCAAGCGGAAAGGCGGATCCTCGACGCCGCGATCGAGGAGTACATCGAGCGCGGTGCGGCGGGATTCACCATGGACCGTGTCGCGCGTCGCGCTGGGGTCGGCAAGTCGACCATGTACCTGCGCTGGTCGGACAAGGACGCCCTCCTCGTCGACAGCGTCATGGCGCGGTCGGGGTCGATCGAGCAGGTCGACACCGGGAGCCTTCGCGGGGATCTGATCCTGCTCAGCAGCAACCTGTTCAGGTTCCTGCTCGATCCGGTGGGCTTCGCGACCTTCCGGATCACCGTCGACTCGGTCGGCAACGACGCGCGCCGCCTCGTCGCCGCCGACCTCGCCGAACGGCACCGGGCGTCGGCGGCTCTCGTCTTCCAGCGCGCGCACGAGCGGGGCGACCACTTCGATCCGGACGCGGCTCCGCTGGTCGTCGAATGCCTCTACGGAGCGATCAGCATGCGGGTGCTGGCCGCCGGCTTCGGTAGCCGCCCGACCGACGAGCTGATCACCGCCGCGTGCGAGCAGATCGTGGACCTGCTGCTGTCGGCCCTGCTGCCCGACTGA
- a CDS encoding aldehyde dehydrogenase family protein, protein MSDVDRTPPTVHLRINGEKFDSGSGGRYGHVNPATGEVDAQIPLADKEEVDLAVTKAHEAFQSWKRTPPAVRRQLLLKLADLIELRAEEFARRGALDNGTPLAAGAAFPRLATEWTRYYAGWADKLTGELTGNPQDLGELGYTLAQPYGVVGIIITWNGPLISLAMKIPPAVAAGNTVVVKPSELTPFSGELFMDLVEEAGFPPGVINVLPGTAEAGAQLVSHPLVKKVTFTGGPATATRILEACAPDMKPAVLELGGKSANIVFEDADLEAACQLGTTFSLIALSGQGCAFATRMIIQDTVYDQVAATVKAIAENIPIGDPFDPAIASGPVVNEAAVDRILGMIERAKEQGATVLAGGRRIERPGFYLEPTVLVDVDPASEIAQTEVFGPVLCLFRFSTEEEAIALANGTRYGLSSYVQTKDLKRAIRVAAELEAGETLINGAMNLQVGRPFGGFGLSGLGKEGGRHGIEEFLRVRSVGIAV, encoded by the coding sequence ATGTCTGACGTCGACCGGACTCCGCCGACGGTCCATCTGCGGATCAACGGCGAGAAATTCGACTCCGGGTCCGGCGGGCGGTACGGCCACGTCAACCCCGCCACGGGCGAGGTCGATGCCCAGATCCCCCTGGCCGACAAGGAGGAGGTCGACCTCGCCGTCACCAAGGCCCACGAGGCGTTCCAGTCCTGGAAGCGGACACCGCCTGCCGTCCGACGCCAGCTGCTGCTCAAGCTGGCCGACCTCATCGAGCTCCGCGCCGAGGAGTTCGCCCGCCGGGGTGCGCTGGACAACGGCACGCCGCTGGCCGCCGGCGCCGCCTTCCCGCGGCTGGCGACGGAGTGGACGCGCTACTACGCCGGATGGGCCGACAAGCTGACAGGTGAGCTCACCGGGAACCCGCAGGATCTCGGCGAGCTCGGCTACACGCTCGCCCAGCCCTATGGAGTCGTCGGGATCATCATCACCTGGAACGGTCCGCTGATCTCGCTGGCGATGAAGATCCCGCCCGCCGTGGCCGCAGGCAACACCGTCGTCGTCAAGCCCAGCGAGCTCACGCCCTTCTCGGGGGAGCTCTTCATGGACCTCGTCGAGGAGGCTGGCTTCCCGCCCGGCGTCATCAACGTGCTTCCCGGGACCGCTGAGGCCGGTGCCCAGCTCGTCAGCCATCCCCTGGTCAAGAAGGTCACCTTCACCGGCGGTCCCGCCACGGCCACCAGGATCTTGGAGGCGTGTGCCCCGGACATGAAGCCGGCCGTGCTCGAGCTGGGCGGCAAGTCGGCCAACATCGTCTTCGAGGACGCCGACCTGGAGGCGGCGTGTCAGCTGGGCACGACGTTCTCCCTCATCGCGCTGTCGGGACAGGGCTGTGCCTTCGCCACCCGGATGATCATCCAGGACACCGTCTACGACCAGGTCGCCGCGACGGTGAAGGCGATCGCGGAGAACATCCCGATCGGCGACCCCTTCGACCCTGCGATCGCCTCCGGACCGGTGGTGAACGAGGCTGCCGTCGACCGCATCCTGGGGATGATCGAGCGCGCCAAGGAGCAGGGCGCCACCGTGCTCGCCGGCGGTCGGCGTATCGAACGACCCGGCTTCTACCTCGAGCCGACCGTCCTGGTCGACGTCGACCCGGCCAGCGAGATCGCTCAGACCGAGGTCTTCGGGCCGGTGCTGTGCCTCTTCAGGTTCTCGACCGAGGAGGAGGCGATCGCCCTCGCGAACGGCACCCGCTACGGGCTCTCCTCCTACGTCCAGACCAAGGACCTCAAGCGCGCCATCCGCGTCGCCGCCGAGCTCGAGGCCGGGGAGACGCTGATCAACGGTGCGATGAACCTGCAGGTCGGCCGGCCGTTCGGCGGCTTCGGTCTGTCGGGACTCGGCAAGGAGGGCGGCCGCCACGGCATCGAGGAGTTCCTCCGTGTCCGCAGCGTCGGCATCGCCGTCTGA
- a CDS encoding mycofactocin-coupled SDR family oxidoreductase: MTGKLEGRVAFITGAARGQGRAHAVRLAQEGVDIIGLDVCADIASFDYSCGTWEELQETAALVEKEGRRMVIGKADVRDGAAVKRVFDDGFAQLGRIDIVIANAGMIRYGAPENPAQEWQDTLDVILTGAFNTMQASIGRLVEGGNGGSVVLVSSSAGLKGTGSDAPSAQAYTAAKRGLVGYMQVLAQQYAGQMIRVNTVHPTGVVSGMTMNPAMQKMAADPNTNIAAMQNLLPIPILQPEDIANAVAYLVSDEARFITGTQWALDAGFSIR, from the coding sequence ATGACAGGAAAGCTCGAGGGCCGCGTCGCCTTCATCACCGGTGCCGCACGCGGTCAGGGCCGCGCCCACGCCGTTCGACTCGCACAGGAGGGCGTCGACATCATCGGCCTCGACGTCTGCGCCGACATCGCCAGCTTCGACTACTCGTGCGGGACGTGGGAGGAGCTGCAGGAGACCGCTGCCCTGGTCGAGAAGGAGGGCCGCCGGATGGTCATCGGGAAAGCCGATGTCCGCGACGGCGCGGCGGTGAAGAGGGTCTTCGACGACGGCTTCGCCCAGCTGGGCCGGATCGACATCGTGATCGCCAATGCCGGCATGATCCGCTACGGCGCGCCGGAGAACCCGGCCCAGGAGTGGCAGGACACCCTGGACGTCATCCTCACCGGCGCCTTCAACACGATGCAGGCCAGCATCGGCAGGCTCGTCGAGGGCGGCAACGGCGGCTCGGTCGTGCTGGTCAGCTCCAGCGCCGGGCTCAAGGGCACCGGCAGCGACGCCCCGTCCGCGCAGGCCTACACCGCTGCCAAGCGCGGCCTGGTCGGCTACATGCAGGTCCTCGCCCAGCAGTACGCCGGGCAGATGATCCGGGTCAACACGGTCCATCCGACCGGCGTCGTCTCCGGGATGACGATGAACCCGGCCATGCAGAAGATGGCCGCGGACCCGAACACCAACATCGCGGCGATGCAGAACCTGCTGCCGATCCCGATCCTGCAGCCGGAGGACATCGCCAACGCCGTGGCCTACCTCGTCAGCGACGAGGCGAGGTTCATCACCGGCACGCAATGGGCGCTCGACGCCGGCTTCTCGATCCGCTGA
- a CDS encoding acyl-CoA thioesterase, with translation MIDLAELLTLETIDADIYRANAVFDERYDLYGGQVAAQALLAAGMTAPDGRLPHSLHGYFLRAGSAGRPTVFKVVNDRDGRSFSARRVVALQRGEVIFNAAVSFQAPPTSAMEEQLDPAPAVPSAEDCGPLELHRLLSFEGRRVPQPEYHARSDGSFWPTRFWARCTDPGLSNDPLVDAAVLTYLSDIYSGLSPFAKNGWIPGSSLDHAIWFHRPQVTGDWLLSEYRPIGVAGGRGLYTGCLYDTSGRVVASIAQETLFRRKREA, from the coding sequence GTGATCGATCTGGCCGAGCTGCTGACCCTCGAGACCATCGACGCGGACATCTACCGCGCCAACGCGGTCTTCGACGAGCGCTACGACCTCTACGGTGGGCAGGTGGCGGCCCAGGCCCTGCTCGCGGCCGGCATGACGGCTCCGGACGGACGGCTGCCGCACTCGCTGCACGGCTACTTCCTCCGGGCCGGCAGCGCCGGAAGGCCCACGGTGTTCAAGGTCGTCAACGATCGCGACGGCCGCTCGTTCTCCGCCCGGCGCGTCGTAGCGCTTCAACGCGGCGAGGTGATCTTCAACGCCGCCGTCTCGTTCCAGGCGCCGCCGACGTCGGCGATGGAGGAGCAGCTCGACCCCGCGCCCGCCGTCCCGAGCGCCGAGGACTGCGGCCCGCTGGAGCTGCATCGGCTCCTGAGCTTCGAGGGCCGGCGGGTGCCGCAGCCTGAATACCACGCGCGCAGCGACGGCAGCTTCTGGCCGACCCGGTTCTGGGCGCGCTGCACCGATCCCGGGCTGTCGAACGATCCGCTCGTGGACGCAGCCGTGCTGACGTACCTGTCCGACATCTACTCGGGCCTGAGCCCCTTCGCCAAGAACGGCTGGATCCCGGGGTCGAGCCTGGACCACGCGATCTGGTTCCACCGTCCGCAGGTCACCGGCGACTGGCTGCTCTCGGAATACCGGCCGATCGGTGTCGCCGGCGGCAGAGGCCTCTACACCGGGTGCCTCTACGACACGTCGGGCCGCGTCGTGGCCTCGATCGCCCAGGAGACGCTGTTCCGGCGCAAGCGTGAGGCATGA
- a CDS encoding enoyl-CoA hydratase — protein MSDVRLDRPAPGVAVLTLDRPAKYNALTPGLLAALGGQLRDLAEDPEVRAIVLTGAGAAFCAGLDLDALGGGADFGPDDIAPLIGSPHPIIAAINGVAVTGGLELALACDFRIASTNARFADTHARVGVIPGWGLTARLPQAVGQAWARRMSFTGDYVDATTAHRIGLVSEVTDPDDLLPRAISLASSIATTEPTTLRTIRSVYDEVRDGTGADGLNREAAYASGGFTMADADSFAARREALLARARGGRAQ, from the coding sequence GTGAGCGACGTCCGGCTTGACCGTCCCGCACCAGGCGTCGCCGTGCTGACGCTGGACCGACCGGCGAAGTACAACGCCCTGACTCCTGGCCTCCTGGCGGCGCTGGGTGGCCAGCTGCGCGACCTCGCCGAGGACCCCGAGGTGCGGGCGATCGTGCTCACCGGTGCGGGCGCGGCGTTCTGCGCCGGCCTGGATCTGGACGCGCTCGGGGGCGGGGCCGACTTCGGGCCCGACGACATCGCTCCGCTCATCGGTTCGCCGCATCCGATCATCGCGGCGATCAACGGGGTCGCCGTGACGGGCGGTCTCGAGCTCGCCCTCGCGTGCGACTTCCGGATCGCCTCGACGAACGCCCGCTTCGCCGACACGCACGCGCGCGTCGGCGTCATCCCCGGCTGGGGGCTGACGGCCCGGCTCCCCCAGGCGGTCGGCCAGGCCTGGGCGCGGCGGATGTCCTTCACCGGCGACTACGTCGACGCGACGACCGCTCACCGGATCGGCCTGGTGAGCGAGGTGACCGATCCCGACGACCTGCTTCCGCGCGCGATCTCCCTGGCATCGTCCATCGCCACGACCGAGCCCACCACGCTGCGCACCATCCGCTCGGTCTACGACGAGGTCCGCGACGGCACCGGGGCCGATGGGCTGAACCGCGAGGCCGCCTATGCCAGCGGCGGCTTCACCATGGCGGACGCCGACTCCTTCGCGGCCCGCCGCGAGGCCCTGCTCGCCCGTGCCCGAGGAGGCCGGGCCCAGTGA